The Takifugu flavidus isolate HTHZ2018 chromosome 16, ASM371156v2, whole genome shotgun sequence genome contains the following window.
CATGGTCCTCTCGTCTCCTCAAAACTGGGTCCTGTGAGACGGTTTCATctcacagcagctgtgtgtgtgtgtgtgtgtgtgtgtgtgtgtgtgtgtgtgttgtgtgtgtgtgtgtatgtgtgtgagataaagtcatatttgtttaaaaagatGTGTGCTGATAGGATTTTCTTAAATAAAGATCCAAAAAGAATAACAGTCCTCAAAATAATCACTATTTGCTCACCAATTATTTCACTTTAAGCTTCTTCATTGGTTTAGTTTCATTTAAGTCTTTTAATGattctttattttacttttaattccatATATACATTGTCTATATTGTCTAACAGGGGCAAATCAATTTACATTAAAGATCAGTTTAACCTTTAACttggtgtttttattcaattatattTTCTTTATTGAAATCTACCAAAATTGTTGTCATTTTTGGAGAAATTCCTATTAGGTgagcaacaaaataaaagaaataaaatcatttgATCATCTTAAAATTGATGCTTAAAATTTTTTCTTGGCTcaaaaaagatggaaacagaACCGAATCCTATTTTCTTGGCCACATTTCATAGCAAATGCTGCTTCAACCCTGATTTTCCCGTGTTAACTCCACTTTCTTGAATGATACAATGTTAATAAAACTTAAGCTAAATTATGTGCTTCCTTTTATGGATTTTCTTCAGCTGGTCTCTCTATAACAGCTTCTCCCTGTTCTCCATCCTGTGATCCTTGGTTGCCCTCTGCAGGACACATTCCAGACAAACTTTCCTGTTTGTCCACAAACGCATCACAGGAATCAGCCGCGAATGAAGCtggaagtgggcggagccaaggGAGTCACGTGGGATCCGATTGAGTCCATCAGGGCCGCATCCAGACCGGTTTCGTTGTTTAAATGACACTAAAATCGCCGTCAGAcgattgtttctgtgttttggatgcaacaaaacaaaatcaaaaatttaaaaaaatatctatCTCTATTCCTTTCAACAAAAAATGTTTCATGTCAAGAGACACACGAACCACAGTTAGGTTTGGgaggatcaatcaatcaatcaatcaatcaatcaatcaatcaatcaatcaatcaatcaatcaatcaatcaatcaatcaatcaatttcgTTGACTTAAAGCTTTTTTATGTATAATAGGAGGCAACGGCCGCGGGCAGTTACACTGAACTTTTCAAATGTGCGGAAGTGCAGGAAATAGCTGATTTGTCCCAAACGTTaaagtaatcacaacaacatGACTTTCGACATTCATGTGCAAAGTGGCAGATAGAAATGAATTTTAGTCAAATATGAAAAACTTTAGACTGATTTAATAGGATAATTTTAAGTTAATGTTTAACACAACCGCTACCCTCTTTACTGTACAGATGGATATCCGCTGTTGCACCAGTTGTCCGCTAGATGTCGCCAACACACTCTTTAAAAAGTGCCCCGGTCAGTTTGATTTCCGGCGTTTCATCTTTTCACCCATTCACCTCTATGATTAGTAATTATGAAGCTTTTTTTCTCAGGACGCACTGCTAATCAAAACTAAAGGATGTTATTTCTCTGGATGCCCGGAAAAGACGCGAGGCCTCGGGTGATTCTATCATGACACTTTTTTCATCACAGTTCGGAATGAAACGATTCATTTGCGTGCAGTTTGCTTCGTGGAGGCCTTTAATTGTgtgcgtttgtttgttttacaccCCACATCATTAATTTGCTGACAACTCAAACAGGTTCAGAGGCTGTATTtagcaaaaataataattttaccGACTTATCTGACTCCAGGAAATAACAAGCTGCTCCTTTCTCATGACCGGAATGTTTTGAATTAAGCTCTTAATAATTCAGATCAATGTATATTGTTTGTAGATCAGATCTGCGTTTAGATATCCGGGAGGTAAAAACACAGTTCCTTTGTCCTTGCTGATGTGTTGACATATTTTGTTAATAGTTTCTctaaaacagtttttttgttACCACGCAGCCACTGCGTGCGTCACGTGACTCTGGCTGCAGCCTTCCTCTCAAACTTAATAATTGTCCCGAGTTGTAACGGAGGAAATTAAATCTAAATGTAGTCCAGGTATGACTCAACCGTCCTCCGGGCCCTGCGCGGCGGTGTGGTCTGAATCAGCACCCCATTTGCACTTTTCTGGACGCTGGAATAAAAACGCACTAAAATTCTCAGTGTCCTTGGTTCGTGACGAAGAGCTGGATGAAATATTTAATACTAATGGATGCCAGCTGCCAGACGGACACACGTCAACGTGATGAATGCGCAAAAGTGCTGTAAATATTCATTCTTTCTGTCCTGAAAGCTGTTGGAACGCCGCGGCGTCCTCATTAAGGCCTGGAGGAGTGTTAACCTTCGACTCGgtgttatcacacacacaccacacacaccacacacacacacacacacaccacacacacacacacacacacacacacacacacacacacacacacacagaaagagagagaatcatTCCATTATAGCTGGTTTAGATTTCTCCGTCTGGGAATAGAAGCAGTAACTGAGAATATTGTTAGAGGTTTATTCCCTCATCAGCGCTGAGACTGTGTCCGCGttcctctggagcagatcaGCGGATGAGTTACTGCCACCAGGTTCTGCTGCCTCACAGGAGaacctgtctgcaggtgtccagGTTCGGACGCGCAGCAGTCAGTTCCGAGTCGAAGCGACTTTTAAGAGTAGAAATCAGAATAACGCCGCTGCTGTTTCTCCTGTTAAATCTATAAAACAGTACAAACAATTTTCTTTCAATATTGTaattctgtttttatattttttgctcgtTCTGCCGTGTTTGGTTCTTGATTGAAACGCGGATTTAACCGGATTAATTATGATCAAATCGACCGTATTGACAGGTACAAATAAGGCAAGTCTCTAATGAATTTAATAATAAGTCAACAATCTGTTTTAACGGTAAATAACAAGTTAAGTAATAGTTCACTTACTTATAAATTTTAGACACATGAGAATTACAGATATAAAATATTATTACGATTCCAGGCGCAGATTAAATATCTGATGACCGTAAAGGTTAATGAGATTTGGGTGTTTGGTGGATTTTTCTCAGGAGACAAAATAAGCATCATTCtggagaaaaataaatcaattaaaGATGGAAACGAGCTTTAAGAGCAGCCGGTGGGAAAAGTCAACCCAGGTAAACGTGCGTGAGTGTGACGGCAGCTGCTGAGGCACAAACGGCCCCTCAAGTCTTCACTTGTCtcacattaaaaagcaaaaagttGCCACTTGTTTTTGTTCGGGAGGGATCCGGTTGGTGCGGGAGGAACTGAGATCAAAGATTCTCTCAGCCAAAATGGAGAAATTAACAGACTCAGGTGACAAAATGGCTCTTTTATGCACCTCCGTTAGTTTGGGGATCAACAGAGACCATCTGAAGAGCCGGAACCTGCACAATTCAGGATGAAATAAAGTACATGGATGTAGAATCATTACTGGGAGATCAAAGTAAACCAGAGATCATTTTAAACGTTCAAAAGCGGCTCGCGCTCCTTCCGCCGCCTCGCGACAACGTTGATCTGCTGCACGCGGGCAACCAATCAAAACCAGAGCAACCAAAACAGGTGAGCTCAGCAACATTTCTgcacaaaacacagcaaaaacgGCGAGAAAAGCTGCTAAATTGACATGTTACATCTGAGGCTGAGTCACCTGACGCTCCGGGTTATTTTAGCTCCAGATTAATCAAGTTAAAGGATTTTAATATGAGTTATCATTTCCATTTACGCgcttattttaataaattatataaaatTGATATTTTCCAGATTCCCACACGAACGTTTGCTGCACGAAAACCGGTGATGTCATTAgattatttataaaatattaatCGGACATTAAACGATAGAAGATTTAAGACCTCTTGGTAAATTTGTATAAAAACGGCCCAATACTTGtgaaatttaatatttaaaaaaatcaaagaaaacgtCTTTAATTTAAACGAAAAGGATAAATGAAGCAGTAGAGTTTAATCATTTTTGTAAATTTAAACTAATCGGCCAGGTTATTAATCCACAAATCCTCTCCAACGCGCAGAAGCTGCAGGGGCGGATGAAGGTGCTGTCAGATGCGAGCAAGAGTGAAAGATGGCTGAGTGAGTCCGTTTGTCGTCAGTCGACGCTCTTGGTCCACCTTTGTGCAATTTGCTGCCTTCAAATTTCAGCGGGACGCGGACGAGTTCGGGCCTGCGAGCCGAGACATGAGACGGCCGCGCCGAGCCTGGAAATCATTACTGACGATCAaaccattcctgttcaccacgcGCAAAAATCATGTCAGCAATACAGACAGACAAAATATTGGTTGTTCCGCTGATGGGTGATGTCATCAATCAGACCAAGTTCGGAGGGGATTCAATCGTCGATCACggtgtggggaaaaaatgaggaaaGTGTCGGATGATGGGAAGAGGCTGAAGATGGAGCAGCTCCCCGGGGACCTTTGATCCCTCACCACTGACCTTTTGTTGTTTCAGCCACCGGAGGACCTCAGTGGAAACAAACCGAGCACGTTTGGCCTCACAGTAAACATTCTCCCTGACGCGTCTGCGGCCTGCAAGCTAAGCAGGGTGGGCATGTGGGGGGCGACAGAAAAAGTAAGCCAAGACCATCAGCCGGTGGTTTGGAGAGAAATAACCCACGccgattatttttttttaaacattagaTTAAAAGACTGTTCTAATCTGCGTAATATCTGAGATCCGTGCCACCCTGAGAAGGAGGAAAGAGCCAAAACAAAGCCCTGCAGGAGTCTCAGGAGGCCGACTTCCTCGGCTGTTCCCCGCAGCTCACCGCGCTGTGCGTGCCGAAACAAACGCTGCGCGATACCGTGTGTACATGTTGGCCCCTCGCAGACGCTTTAATTTAGGTTTTCAACATTATTCCTAATTGCACGGCTGCACCGGGGCAGCGTTTGATGTCTGATCCCTTTAGGTTAAACAGGAATGAGGGTCAGTCATGCGTCGtgcccccattttttttttttaaatgacacgaGGAAGGCGCAATAATTGGGGGCAGAAGGAGAGACGGCGCTCGGTGTCCTTGTTTATGGTGTCAGCAAGCTAAATAATATTTGCAGGCAATGTCAGACAGTTTCTGCACATGTGAATCAGACGGGTGAGAAGCAGCGCGCAAACAAAGTCAAAcctaaaacagaaaacattttctgtctttattatAAATTACCTTTAACAAAGGTAGCACATTTCTGCCGGGCGTAACCGTAAATACGCCAAGTTGTGACGCAaattaaacatgtttaaaaCCAAATCTTGAGGTAAACAAGCGTTCGTCGTTGTCATGTATACTCTCTATATTTATTATCCTTTTGTTCGTTTCTGGCCCTTTTCCCTCCCAAAACTGTGTGTGGAAGTTTAAACTCGGTCGATGTTTGGTGCGTGAAGGGGAGACAAAGCGTGGGGGAAACATGAGCAGAGATGCTGATAATCCTCCAGCAACCTGAGTTATCATTTACAAAAGTCAGCCAGCCAATTATTCCATTCACAAACAAGCGCTCATTTCCTCCCGCTCCCCTAATGGCGCCGCTTTAAACACAGTTCAGGGCGTAAAATCTCTGCAtttcccacccccccaaaatgacattttcttaaTTTTGTCCTCACGGTTGGTCAAGACAAAACTACGGGATAAAACGACGCCCAGCTTCGAGTTTCAGACAGTTTCGTGCGTCCCGCTTCTACATTTCTCCACTTCGCTTTACGTGATTTTTGGATCTTATCTGAATCTTGATATAGCGATGTACTCACCATATCTGTGTCAATAACATAAGCATCTCCAGCTTTCTGATGGGAGGCAgcagggcgaggaggaggaggactgggtgggggggtgatcaGTAGAGCTGTCATGTCAAACTTTTGCGCCAATGGCGACGCGGACAGGAGGACTCGAGCAGGTCCGACCGAGagcgcagccaatcagagcgggAGCCGAGCTGGAAGTCCAGCCTCCCGATTTCCACAGATTGAAATGTAAGCCTGTCTCCGGCGCCGTCAGGAAACAGATCGAGAATTTTGTCCTTCTCGTTCCTGATCGCGCAAGAACCTTTTCCTGGACGCGGTGTCGGACAGTGGGCACGCTGGACGCGGAGCAGGATCCTCGCAGGGGGCACAGACCGGACACTGTTTTCTACATCTGCGGCTTCAACACCATGGGTGAGTCCAGATCGGAtcgttgtcccccccccccctactcTCTCTTATCAAGGATGCAGCCTAAAGTTTACAGAATGGCGAGACGTCGACTGTGTGTTCGACCGCTGGTTCCGTTGAACCGCAAAAAAGCAGCAAATTCAGGTGTTTCAAGTGTCAGTTACGCATGAGTTAGAGCGCAGGACATCCGTGTGGAGTCAAGGTTTCCCTGGAATCCACACACAAGCTGAAAGCAAGAAAGTCttgaaaagaaaacactcaCGTGACAGTGAAGTCATCCGATTTGTAAACTTTATTCGTGAGGTTTTGGGTTTGGATCAGAGGTTAAAGTTTACAGGATAAATGCGGTCACAAAATAGACCCCAGTGATCATTTACGTAAATATCCATAGGTCAGGGTAGCCGGCGTGTGTATTTTGACCGTGCTGCAGgctctcactcctctcctctgtttgttttgggCACCAGAACCTGCCTTCGGCGAGGTCAACCAGCTCGGCGGTGTTTTCGTGAACGGCAGGCCGCTCCCCAACGCCATCAGACTCCGGATAGTGGAGCTGGCCCAACTCGGGATCCGGCCCTGTGACATCAGCAGGCAGTTGCGGGTCTCCCACGGCTGCGTCAGCAAGATTCTAGCGCGCTACAACGAGACCGGCTCCATCCTCCCCGGGGCCATCGGAGGCAGCAAGCCGCGCGTCACCACACCCACCGTCGTCAAGCACATACGGACATACAAGCAGAGGGACCCGGGGATTTTTGCCTGGGAGATCCGGGACAGGCTACTCGCCGACGGGGTTTGTGATAAGTTCAATCTGCCCTCTGTCAGCTCCATCAGCCGGATCCTGCGCAACAAGATCGGGAATCTCTCCCAGCAGGGCCAGTATGAGTCTGGGAAGCAGGCGCCGCACCCACCTCCGCAGCCAACGTTACCCTACAACCACTTATACTCATACCCGACATCCAAAGTGCCCAATCCCCCCGGCATGCCAACCCTTCCCGGACACATGGCCATGCACAGGATATGGCCCTCCTCGCACTCTGTTACAGATATTCTGGGGATTCGGTCAATCACAGAGCAACAAAGTAAGCATGGCTGCACCGAgctgcatttttacatttacgCAACAACTTTGAAGTCGTTCGTGCGCaaaagtgcgtgtgtgtgagtgtgtgtgtgtgtgtgtgtgagtgtgtgtgtgtgaggaggtttTATTGTACTCAAACGGGCTGCGATAGAAACGCTGGTGACATTATAAACTCACAGGCCTCTTGGGGCAGAACAAAGCTTAAACGGTGTTTGACCTTCGTGCTGATGAGTTTAAAGGCGTTTGGAACAGCTGCTCCGGCTCGGATCATCATTAACAGGCGGATGTGGAATATTAGAGGCAAAGGCTGGTAGATTAGATGCATCACAATGAGGCACGCTGATTGTTTACCcgtgacagaacccccccccccccccccctttcattATACACCAATGCACGGCTTTTGACGTGTCACACTCAAGTGGATCCAGATTGATCGGGTTGGAATCAGTGCAGCGGCCTCCTGCGTAAATCACTGCTCACGCCGCTGAAAAGGGGAGTTTTGGGACGTTGGTTTTCCAGGGAGGGATCGTCGGAGCGCGCCCGGGCTCCTCTGCACCAACACACGGGCAGAGTTGACGGAGGCgccgggggaaggggggagggtcTGTTTCTGAGGCTGGCTGTTAAAataatttatacatttttttaattatcagcAGATGCCGCCAGCTGGTTGTAGAGAAACACGTTCGGGCCTAAATACTTCtcgatttaaaaagaaaaaaaaagaatcgcTTCGTGGTAAATGTAAATGAACGGCTGATAAATCAAAGTGGCTTATTGTCAGAGACCAGACCCGGAGCCTTGTTCCGCCGGTCGGTATCTGGTCGGGCTCAGTAGCGACGCGGCTGCGGTGCGTGACGGGTTTTGGTGAACTGCGAAGGCGCTCACGGTTCCAAGTGTTGAAGCCGGACAGGCTGAACCTGAAACCCGCTCCTGCTCCGGGAGGGAGGGCGGAACTAAAAGACGGTGAAAGTAAATCAAATTTGTTCCCGACAGGAGGACTAAAAtgcctctgacctttgaccccggcaAAGTGTCGGCTCACATCTTCGAATGAGCCTCGAAACGTTCCCTTTATTTACCAGTTTAATCGGCTTTaagatttaatttgatttgttttgacaGATATTACTTTACCTTTCCCTCAACTCCCGAATtgttttagtaaaaaaaaaaagagctcttaaagattcatttaaatacagataaaatATCAGGTTACAGAAGTCACTCACATAAAAATCGTCAATTGTTTCACGCTCGTTTTTATACTGAAATGTCTCTAAAATCGCGCACTTAAACAGGCTGAAACTGTGCGCGTAAAGGCGCGCAGGAGAGCGCAGCAGACTCTTGTTCGGGCTTCCTAACCTGGTGCATGATATGCCAGCCTCTCTTttaacctctcctctcctctctttctcttttgccCCCCAGTTAGTGACAGTTCGTCCTTTCCAAGCGCCAAACTAGAAGAATGGAGCGCTATAAACAGGACTAATTTCCCAGCACTCAGTGGCGTGGATAAACCTCATTTAGAACCCGAAGCGAAATACTCACAGGTAACAAACGGACACCTTCATTGTTGTGTAGCAGAGAAGCCCCGAGAGATTCCCTCAGAGCCGGAGCTCCTTGGAGCCCGTGGAGCTCTTTAAACGCTTAAAAGTCGCCATTATTTAACTAAAAGCTCTGGCAGCCTCCTCATCCTTCTGACGGATTTATTCCCCTCTTTTATGCCGAATTGTTTCGCGCTGGACgcatgaaaaaagagaaaagcagtttgttttggggtttctTGGTGAGTTGTTCTATTTAATGAGCTGGTTGAGGGTTGGAGGCGCGACAATGACCACTACCTAATTTATCTTATTTCGGATTACTGCGAAAAAAAAattattacagcagcagaaaggttgggaaaaaaatctgaatgtTTAAAGACATGAGTGGAATAAGCCAGAGAAGAATTGTGACACTCGGAATTAGGGATGCTAAACTATGATTAAAATGGAACAAATGAGCGCGTTTTTAAGAATAATTACACGCACGTATAATCAAAATAgtcaaagtgttttatttttatctacTCGAAATGAATCAACTTCAGATCTAAGTTTATTTTCTAACGTGTGTTTTTACTTATTGTAGCGTGAAGTCGGAAGACAGAAAgcaaaaatcccattttttaaGGCGTCGTTGGGTTTTTGTCTCTTTATCAGTTTTTCACGCTGATCACGCAGGAAAAATGCGGGATGAAATGAGCTGAGCAGAAACCGACAACTGGACGCGCAACCAGAAATAATCACCAACCATTAAACAAATAATAATTAACAAATCTTTCCATTGCAACTTATCTACTAAAACACGGCAGCACGTTCAGAGTTTCGACAAACCTAAAAATGGCgctttgtttaaaaatgaatgaataattttAACAAAAACTGTCCGTTCAAATTCAAagaaataatatttttatttgtcattaattCTCGACCAAAGGGCTCGCGAGACTTGTGGAGAATTTACCaataacagataaataaataaatgaataaaactcgGTAAACAACCTCAGTAAACAACCGAGTCTGTTACTCTGAGTAAAGAAATGGAACCGGAGGAATTTGTTCTGATTCGGTGCTCCAGTTATTAAAGTCCTGTACAAATGAGCTCTTAAAGCTGCTGCTaataactttaaaacaaaagaaccGAAACGtggattattttcttttaaaacgaATCACGTCATTAATTGTAGCAAAGTTATAAAAAGGCCCGATGctgattaaaatatttttgatgaataaGAATAAACGATTAGCCGAAATCCGTGAGGTGATCTTATAATTAATGATTTAGGAATCCACGAATCCTAAATAATAAAATCTCTAAATTGTTCCATCTGTTTATTTAGTAGAATATCAACATAttcaaattattttttattgatGCTGGAGGAGGGAACACGTGATATAAGCTGTGAAAACTGGCATTAATAAAGCGTGAATGTATGAAATGAGCTGAGCCGATGCGGGTTTGGTGTCAGCTCCCTGCTTATTTAGGCAGCT
Protein-coding sequences here:
- the pax9 gene encoding paired box protein Pax-9 isoform X2; translated protein: MATRTGGLEQVRPRAQPIRAGAELEVQPPDFHRLKCKPVSGAVRKQIENFVLLVPDRARTFSWTRCRTVGTLDAEQDPRRGHRPDTVFYICGFNTMEPAFGEVNQLGGVFVNGRPLPNAIRLRIVELAQLGIRPCDISRQLRVSHGCVSKILARYNETGSILPGAIGGSKPRVTTPTVVKHIRTYKQRDPGIFAWEIRDRLLADGVCDKFNLPSVSSISRILRNKIGNLSQQGQYESGKQAPHPPPQPTLPYNHLYSYPTSKVPNPPGMPTLPGHMAMHRIWPSSHSVTDILGIRSITEQQNAEWLAHSEQLCHSSQHPSLPPSHPSVTLHGVQRHHLGLCDRSHVAASQWQCSLSPQL
- the pax9 gene encoding paired box protein Pax-9 isoform X1, whose translation is MATRTGGLEQVRPRAQPIRAGAELEVQPPDFHRLKCKPVSGAVRKQIENFVLLVPDRARTFSWTRCRTVGTLDAEQDPRRGHRPDTVFYICGFNTMEPAFGEVNQLGGVFVNGRPLPNAIRLRIVELAQLGIRPCDISRQLRVSHGCVSKILARYNETGSILPGAIGGSKPRVTTPTVVKHIRTYKQRDPGIFAWEIRDRLLADGVCDKFNLPSVSSISRILRNKIGNLSQQGQYESGKQAPHPPPQPTLPYNHLYSYPTSKVPNPPGMPTLPGHMAMHRIWPSSHSVTDILGIRSITEQQISDSSSFPSAKLEEWSAINRTNFPALSGVDKPHLEPEAKYSQTPSGSPTVNSYVTAPSIPPYHPPTQVSPYMGYSATTSAYVTGATWQPASGSALSPHSCDLAAPLPFKSMAANRDAIHPLAASAL